A single region of the Cynocephalus volans isolate mCynVol1 chromosome 12, mCynVol1.pri, whole genome shotgun sequence genome encodes:
- the LOC134391693 gene encoding olfactory receptor 9S13-like — MKRELNRNYSEVNEFILLGFRIPPKLQILLFFVFLMIYMVIGVGNISMMIVTKMDSRLQTPMYFFLRNLSYLDLCYSTVIAPKTLANFLTNEKKISYNGCAAQFFFFALFVTTEGFLLAVMAFDRFSAICSPLLYPVHMSQKVCVQLVTGSYICGCINSIVQTGLTFSLRFCQENRLDHFFCDVPALIKISCVDTFVNEIVLFILSALIISSTTTVILVSYAYILTTVLKIPLMHGRTKAFSTCGSHIAVVSLFYGTVFFMYAQPGGTASPERSKIVAVIYTLIIPMLNPVIYSLRNRDMKDAVKRILHKNTLIKRGPTIYHSKSNSSHKKLWQ; from the exons ATGAAGAGGGAGCTGAACAGGAATTACTCAGAGGTGAATGAGTTTATTCTATTGGGGTTTAGAATCCCTCCAAAGCTACAGATCCTCTTATTCTTCGTGTTCTTGATGATCTACATGGTTATTGGGGTGGGAAATATCAGCATGATGATTGTCACTAAGATGGACTCCAGACTTCAAACGCCTATGTATTTCTTCCTTCGAAACTTGTCCTATTTAGATCTCTGCTATTCCACAGTCATTGCTCCCAAAACTTTAGCCAATTTCTTGacgaatgaaaagaaaatttcatacaATGGCTGTGCAGcccaatttttcttctttgccttgTTTGTCACAACAGAAGGCTTTCTGCTGGCTGTCATGGCATTTGATCGATTCTCTGCCATTTGCTCCCCTCTCCTTTACCCTGTGCACATGTCCCAGAAAGTCTGTGTTCAGTTGGTAACTGGATCCTATATCTGTGGATGCATCAACTCCATAGTGCAAACAGGTCTCACTTTCAGTTTGCGTTTCTGTCAGGAAAACAGACTGGATCACTTTTTCTGTGATGTTCCAGCCCTGATCAAGATCTCATGTGTTGACACCTTTGTCAATGAGATTGTACTGTTTATTCTCTCTGCTCTCATCATCAGCAGCACCACCACTGTCATTCTGGTTTCCTATGCTTATATCCTCACCACTGTCCTGAAGATCCCCTTGATGCATGGCAGGACTAAGGCCTTCTCCACCTGCGGCTCCCATATAGCAGTGGTGAGTTTATTCTATGGAACTGTCTTCTTCATGTATGCGCAACCTGGGGGCACCGCCTCACCAGAGCGAAGCAAAATTGTAGCTGTGATCTACACACTTATAATACCAATGCTAAACCCTGTAATATATAGTCTGAGAAACAGGGACATGAAAGATGCTGTGAAAAGAATATTACATAAGAA TACACTTATAAAAAGAGGACCCACAATATATCATTCAAAAAGCAATTCTTCACATAAAAAATTGTGGCAATAA
- the LOC134391694 gene encoding olfactory receptor 9K2-like → MVLKDPRSLGVSSRVRAMLVAGSYFCGCISSVLQTRMTFTLSFCASRVVDHFYCDSRPLQRLSCSDLFIHKMVSFFLSSIIVLPTVIVTIVSYMYIVSTVLKICSTEGRKKAFSTCSSHLGVVSVLYGAVFFMYLTPDRFPELSKVASLCYFLVTPMLNSLICSLRNKDVKEALRKILEKKYIFI, encoded by the exons atgGTTTTAAAAGATCCCAGAAGCCTGGGAGTTTCTTCAAGAGTGAGAGCCATG TTGGTGGCTGGTTCCTATTTTTGTGGCTGCATCAGCTCAGTTCTTCAGACCAGGATGACGTTTACTTTATCTTTTTGTGCTTCTCGGGTTGTTGACCACTTTTACTGTGATTCTCGCCCACTTCAGAGACTATCTTGTTCTGACCTCTTTATCCACAAAATGGTATCTTTTTTCTTATCCAGCATCATTGTCTTGCCTACCGTCATAGTCACTATTGTTTCTTATATGTATATTGTGTCCACAGTTCTAAAGATATGCTCCACTGAGGGACGTAAGAAAGCCTTTTCCACTTGCAGCTCTCACCTGGGAGTCGTGAGTGTGCTGTACGGTGCTGTCTTTTTTATGTATCTCACTCCTGACAGATTTCCTGAGCTGAGCAAAGTGGCCTCCTTATGCTACTTCCTGGTCACTCCTATGTTGAATTCTTTGATTTGCTCTCTGAGGAACAAAGATGTCAAAGAAGCTTTGAGAAAGATcctggagaaaaaatatatttttatttaa